In Flavobacteriales bacterium, the genomic stretch AAGTACACTACCTTTGGCTTGTGTTGCTACAACTAAAACAATGCTCAAAAGATCAGGAGTGAAGCCTGGCCAGGGGGCATCAGAAATGGTTAGTATAGAACCATCGATAAAGTTTTCAATTTCGTAACTTTCTTGTGATGGTACAAAAATATCATCCCCACGTCTTTCGAGCTTAATACCAAGTTTTTTAAAGACATTTGGTATAACTCCTAGCTCATCGTATTTTACGTTTTTGATAGTTATTTCAGATTGCGTCATTGCGGCTAAGCCAATGAATGAGCCAATTTCTATCATATCAGGAAGGACTGTATGCTCACATCCACCAAGGTAATCTACTCCCTCAATGGTAAGTAAGTTAGAGCCTATTCCAGTAATCTTCGCGCCCATACTATTTAGCATTTTGCACAATTGTTGGAGATATGGTTCGCAAGCGGCGTTATATATTGTTGTAGTTCCTTCTGCCATTACAGCAGTCATAACAATATTAGCAGTTCCAGTTACTGATGCTTCGTCAAGGAGCATGTACGTTCCCTTTAGCCCGTCTGTTGTTACTCTGTAGAAACTCTCTTTTGAGTCGTAGGTAAAAATAGCTCCTAGTTTTTCAAAACCTATAAAGTGAGTGTCTAGTCTTCGTCTACCTATTTTGTCACCACCTGGCTTAGGAATATAACCCTTTCCAAAACGTGCTAACAATGGTCCTACAATCATAATAGAACCTCTGATTCTTGTACCTTTAGTTTTGAACTCGTCGGATGTTAAGTAGTCTAAATTAATTTCGTCAGATTGGAAAGTATAGCTGCTTGGACTTAATTTTTGAATTTTAACACCTAAATCAGATAATAAATCAATCAAGATATTAATATCTACTATATCAGGAAGGTTGTTTATTGTTATTTTTTCTGGTGATAGAAGAACTGCGCATAGTATCTGTAAAGCTTCATTTTTTGCTCCTTGTGGCTCAATTTCGCCACTTAATTTTCTTCCACCTTCAATTATAAATGAACTCATTTAGTTTCTGTGTTGGTTTTTATTATTTCTGTTGTTTTTCTTTTTCTTCTTAGCTTGAGGGTTTTGTTGTTTTGGATTTGGAGCAAACTTTGAAAGCTCTGTTCCTTCAGGTATACTAAGCTTATTTTTTGAAAGTTTTGACAATTGATTTAAAATGACCTCATCTTCAACAGTATCTAAATTCCAATTTACGTAAGATTTTTTCATTTGATTAGCTATAGCAATGACGAGTTTACTCTTTAGCTCTTGGTCTTCCATTTTTACAGCTTCATCAATCATTAGTTCAATAACTTTTCCATAATGATTGTACTTGATTTTACTGTTAGGATAATTTAGTGGTTCTGGTTTTTCGAATAGTTTTTCTATGACTGGTTTTTCGTAAGGTGAATCCACATCAAGTTCAAAGTTTGAAATGTAAAATAAGTGATCCCATAATTTATGTTTGAAATCTACAACATCTCTTAATTGTGGGTTTAATTCTCCCATAATATCAATAATGCCGTTAGCCATTTTTTGTCTTTCGTCTCTATTTTTTAAAGTCATGGCATGTTCTACCAATTTTTGAATATGTCTGCCATATTCTGAAATGACTAATCTATTTCTAGAAGTGTTATATTCTAATTCCATATATATAAGGTAAAATAATAATGTTCGAATGTACGCTTTTTTTACAAATCTAATTAGGCTATTACATCTAATTTAGCAAATTTAAGAAGTAATGTTTTTTGTCCTAAGCCATCGAAGAAAATAATGGCTTTTTTGTTGTCTGATAGTCCTTCAATCTGTAAAATTTTGCCTTGTCCAAAGCGTTCATGATTAACACGCATGCCCGCTTGTAGTTGTTGGTTTTTAGAGTTTTCACTACCAACTTTGCTCATAGCCGCATTAGCTTTTGTAAGATGACTAGGAGCTTGTTTAGGTATAAATTTTGTTTTTGGGCTGTTTGCTTTAACAAAAGGGTTTTTGGTATTGTCTCTAAATGGTATTACATTGGATTTGGTTTGGTGGTAATTCCTCTTAGTTTGGAATTGCCAATCCAAAAATT encodes the following:
- the murA gene encoding UDP-N-acetylglucosamine 1-carboxyvinyltransferase, whose translation is MSSFIIEGGRKLSGEIEPQGAKNEALQILCAVLLSPEKITINNLPDIVDINILIDLLSDLGVKIQKLSPSSYTFQSDEINLDYLTSDEFKTKGTRIRGSIMIVGPLLARFGKGYIPKPGGDKIGRRRLDTHFIGFEKLGAIFTYDSKESFYRVTTDGLKGTYMLLDEASVTGTANIVMTAVMAEGTTTIYNAACEPYLQQLCKMLNSMGAKITGIGSNLLTIEGVDYLGGCEHTVLPDMIEIGSFIGLAAMTQSEITIKNVKYDELGVIPNVFKKLGIKLERRGDDIFVPSQESYEIENFIDGSILTISDAPWPGFTPDLLSIVLVVATQAKGSVLIHQKMFESRLFFTDKLIDMGAQIILCDPHRASVIGLDRKSPLRATRMTSPDIRAGVSLLIAALSAEGTSTIDNINQIDRGYQNIDERLNKLGANIKRVN
- a CDS encoding DUF4290 domain-containing protein, with translation MYMELEYNTSRNRLVISEYGRHIQKLVEHAMTLKNRDERQKMANGIIDIMGELNPQLRDVVDFKHKLWDHLFYISNFELDVDSPYEKPVIEKLFEKPEPLNYPNSKIKYNHYGKVIELMIDEAVKMEDQELKSKLVIAIANQMKKSYVNWNLDTVEDEVILNQLSKLSKNKLSIPEGTELSKFAPNPKQQNPQAKKKKKNNRNNKNQHRN